From Nicotiana tabacum cultivar K326 chromosome 20, ASM71507v2, whole genome shotgun sequence, one genomic window encodes:
- the LOC107790616 gene encoding DEAD-box ATP-dependent RNA helicase 20-like → MSRYDSRPADPGSYRDRRSDSGFSGGSSYRSSSSNRKDYEGKDSPRKVDLDGLTPFEKNFYVESPFIAAMTESEVEEYRRQREITVEGREVPKPVKSFHDVGFPDYVIQEIEKAGFTEPTPIQAQGWPMALKGRDLIGIAETGSGKTLAYLLPAIVHVNAQPFLAPGDGPIVLVLAPTRELAVQIQQEATKFGASSRIKNTCIYGGVPKGPQVRDLQKGVEIVIATPGRLIDMLESNNTNLRRVTYLVLDEADRMLDMGFEPQIRKIVSQIRPDRQTLYWSATWPKEVEQLARQFLFNSYKVVIGSADLKANHAIRQHVEIVSESQKYNKLVKLLEDIMDGSRILIFMDTKKGCDQVTRLLRMDGWPALSIHGDKSQAERDWVLSEFKAGKSPIMTATDVAARGLDVKDVKFVINYDFPGSLEDYVHRIGRTGRAGASGTAYTYFTAANARFAKDLINILEEAGQKVSPELAKMGRGAPPPPGLGGFRDLGRGYGGNRQWS, encoded by the exons ATGAGTCGCTATGATAGCCGTCCGGCGGACCCTGGCTCTTACCGCGACCGTCGCAG TGACTCGGGCTTCAGTGGGGGCTCGAGTTATAGATCATCGTCATCAAACAGGAAAGATTACGAGGGTAAGGATTCGCCACGGAAGGTTGATTTGGATGGATTGACTCCATTCGAGAAGAATTTCTATGTTGAATCACCGTTCATCGCGGCAATGACTGAAAGTGAGGTGGAAGAGTATAGACGACAACGGGAGATCACTGTTGAGGGCCGTGAGGTGCCCAAGCCTGTAAAGTCCTTTCATGATGTAGGATTTCCAG ATTATGTCATCCAAGAAATTGAAAAGGCTGGCTTCACTGAACCTACACCTATTCAAGCTCAAGGTTGGCCTATGGCCTTGAAGGGCCGTGATCTCATTGGAATAGCAGAAACAGGGTCTGGGAAGACACTTGCTTATCTGTTGCCCGCAATTGTGCACGTTAATGCCCAGCCATTTTTAG cTCCTGGAGATGGTCCTATTGTCTTAGTGTTAGCCCCAACTCGCGAACTAGCTGTTCAGATTCAACAAGAAGCCACTAAATTTGGTGCATCATCACGGATTAAGAATACATGCATTTATGGTGGGGTTCCAAAGGGGCCCCAAGTTCGTGATCTTCAGAAAG GTGTTGAAATTGTTATTGCCACACCTGGAAGGTTGATTGATATGCTAGAATCTAATAATACAAATTTGCGAAGGGTGACATATCTCGTGCTGGATGAGGCTGACCGCATGCTAGACATGGGTTTTGAACCTCAAATCCGCAAAATTGTTTCTCAG ATACGTCCAGATCGTCAAACGTTGTATTGGAGTGCCACATGGCCCAAGGAAGTTGAGCAGCTTGCAAGGCAGTTCCTTTTCAACTCATACAAA GTTGTTATTGGTTCAGCTGACCTGAAAGCTAATCATGCTATTCGCCAGCATGTGGAAATTGTCTCGGAGAGCCAGAAGTATAATAA ATTGGTAAAGTTGCTGGAAGATATTATGGATGGTAGTCGGATTTTAATATTCATGGATACCAAAAAGGGGTGTGACCAAGTAACTCGGCTGCTCCGGATGGATGGTTGGCCTGCACTTTCTATTCATGGTGATAAGAGTCAAGCAGAAAGAGATTGGGTCCTTTCAGAGTTCAAGGCTGGAAAGTCTCCTATAATGACAGCTACAGATGTTGCTGCTCGTGGTCTAG ATGTGAAGGATGTAAAATTTGTAATCAACTATGATTTTCCTGGATCGCTGGAGGACTATGTTCATCGCATTGGCAGAACGGGAAGGGCTGGTGCATCAGGGACAGCATACACATACTTTACCGCTGCGAATGCTAGGTTTGCCAAGGACCTTATTAACATTCTTGAGGAGGCTGGACAGAAGGTCAGTCCTGAACTGGCAAAAATGGGACGTGGTGCTCCTCCCCCTCCAG GTCTTGGGGGTTTTCGAGACCTTGGAAGGGGTTACGGAGGCAATAGGCAATGGAGCTAA